A genomic region of Pseudomonas sp. KU43P contains the following coding sequences:
- a CDS encoding dermonecrotic toxin domain-containing protein, which yields MTHAHHTHLALIQRQTPQWLRQASAAERAELARLIRDSQRQTHRLKKAFARLHPVNAFCKPLLERALERWFPDTPVSILLKARVLFTDATPPRHLSMLEAALQNAEADTPIRLLADDFSTLALDTTTLIKGIRNLDLGQRYRYHLGDIVDNDTFRELQAAQDRSALRAELAMARLRGDVTPNGEALVKAALDNHTQITTDDGSREVQCQFVSLFGTPLNGPLVIQLQAPAADDPCLLYLPGDPQGALRQYTSLGKLKGELTERLADHDFRAFFIRHVPLAKQPGFLQRLRETLYPRYPYAELHPTPPVLDKGDRFSWLKRAFPGPRDIWQETRDKNAKLPLTLTQWRGDCFTARARTLVERKFMDAASVAVPVAQLDAQAQLARIESWLGTGLTVLNMASFFVPGLAELMLVVGGAQIVDEFLEGVHAANEQDSDAAIAHLFSVVESLVQFAALGAVEGLNAPAGPLQAWHLVDSEAGTRLWHGDLTPFHREAPKLLEARADGLHHAAGQTWLKLQEQRLPLQNTTDGSRCLAATLGHRLQPALQGLEPGPWIFAHERPLHWDREQLLQRLASSATGMDQPALQRALQCSGYDEARLRRVMVDRESAPALLLDSLEALGGKVPPPPSPAPEGAPLARDFPTLSARAQAEILAQARPAELAHMQQTGRLPLRVAETARLYLREARINRALARLQQHSGQAVDRDALIIGALEQLPGWTGTVRIELREGIGSGRLIHACGDEALPAKTVIRTEKGYEPRNEKGETLANRVEIYQAILNALPDSERLSLGLQIHAPEALNDALFDILVADRAQAARHLGMQPVRPLYRLPRRLPGGQIGYPLSGRGQGWISEDELFNQLFPSTEPHARVVLRQRLIQEAGGQPFGALLEQLRVEYQALESTLQLWVHEPYVADGGAFVVQRSARTEAAQRLRMAWRRESSNVTSSIEYVVLDLDGRNLGALPTLPMPMPHVRQLSITSLYDSSMASLDGFLDNFPNLHTLDLEGNLLEHMPPAIGRMNALRSLDLSSNSLDLTHGPTLDLLAGCSNLQRLNLTNALRSLPVAALERIASLPHLATLAADNNGLYLTTEHFQALQRCPALIDLSLCGNNITLSEQSRSALAALNRLHTLFLSDNPLNLAPDVSGWHALQALDLQQTDISEWPNGLVELMNRRPVQLQSLDLSENEISDAPDLQGSAFAEAVHSGETLTNFDFDNNPFSEQAQQRLADAGLPAISLGEVNEPWYLDWPEDLMEHQAMTATEPSWQPLYSLFERLPQTADYLAHPAAFRARMQHVLRTLSAPPGEVQSTGWGRAQLHEHVIDAINDAAQGCVDQASLLFQQIETDVMLWDAVNTAEPTAASEQVAVNSAAGLLRQQRLDERVGALYNARVARRRALAQGHGDAAPPLHADDDLNDAALTEPNYYIDEIEMALHARMHLRQALGLPPQPQQIMFDYLARMSPATVSRLGTAVRSEVNAEMFSEWACGQRFWQGWLRCLHANEFEALASAWDAASEYHSELTEAKESLGAYTGPSVPPTYLDALEREMGNIDGLHWRRDGVVQRVDLVSGRYADENALYNRASELLLSTRQAAELALLRRLTETMAGTLA from the coding sequence ATGACACATGCACACCACACCCACCTCGCCCTCATCCAGCGTCAGACCCCGCAGTGGTTGAGACAGGCCAGCGCGGCCGAGCGTGCCGAGCTGGCCCGGCTGATCCGGGACAGCCAGCGACAGACCCATCGCCTGAAAAAGGCCTTCGCGCGCTTGCATCCGGTCAATGCCTTCTGCAAGCCGTTGCTCGAGCGAGCGCTGGAGCGCTGGTTCCCGGATACGCCTGTGTCAATACTGCTCAAGGCCCGGGTGCTGTTCACCGACGCGACGCCACCCAGGCACCTGTCGATGCTAGAAGCCGCCTTGCAGAATGCCGAAGCCGATACGCCCATCCGCCTGCTCGCCGACGACTTCAGCACCCTGGCACTGGATACCACAACCCTGATCAAAGGCATTCGCAACCTGGACCTGGGCCAGCGCTACCGCTACCACCTGGGCGACATCGTCGATAACGATACGTTTCGCGAGCTGCAGGCGGCGCAAGACCGCAGTGCCTTGCGCGCCGAGCTGGCAATGGCCCGCCTGCGTGGCGACGTCACCCCCAACGGCGAAGCGCTGGTAAAGGCGGCGCTGGACAATCACACGCAAATCACCACTGATGACGGCAGCCGAGAGGTGCAGTGCCAGTTCGTCAGCCTGTTCGGCACTCCGCTCAACGGCCCCCTGGTTATCCAGTTGCAGGCCCCTGCCGCCGACGACCCCTGCCTGCTATACCTGCCGGGCGACCCACAGGGTGCTCTGCGTCAATACACCTCCCTGGGCAAATTGAAAGGCGAGCTGACCGAGCGCCTGGCCGATCACGATTTCCGCGCCTTCTTCATCCGCCATGTCCCCCTGGCCAAACAGCCCGGTTTTCTCCAGCGCCTGCGCGAAACCCTGTACCCCCGCTACCCTTATGCTGAACTGCATCCCACCCCACCGGTGCTGGACAAAGGTGACCGGTTCAGCTGGCTCAAGCGCGCCTTTCCCGGGCCTCGCGACATCTGGCAGGAAACCCGCGACAAGAATGCCAAGCTACCGCTGACCCTGACGCAATGGCGCGGCGACTGCTTCACGGCCCGTGCGCGAACGCTGGTGGAGCGCAAGTTCATGGATGCCGCGAGCGTCGCCGTGCCGGTCGCCCAGCTCGACGCACAGGCGCAACTGGCACGCATTGAGAGCTGGCTGGGCACCGGGCTGACGGTACTGAACATGGCCAGCTTCTTCGTGCCGGGCCTGGCCGAACTGATGCTGGTGGTGGGCGGCGCGCAGATCGTCGACGAATTCCTCGAAGGCGTGCACGCTGCCAACGAGCAGGACAGCGACGCGGCCATCGCCCACCTGTTCAGCGTCGTGGAGAGCCTAGTGCAGTTCGCCGCCCTTGGCGCCGTGGAAGGGCTGAATGCACCCGCCGGGCCTTTGCAGGCCTGGCACCTGGTCGACAGCGAGGCGGGTACCCGCTTATGGCACGGCGACCTCACGCCCTTTCACCGCGAAGCGCCGAAACTGCTGGAGGCGCGTGCCGACGGCCTGCATCACGCAGCAGGGCAAACCTGGCTCAAGCTGCAAGAGCAACGCCTACCACTGCAAAACACCACCGATGGCAGTCGATGCCTGGCTGCAACCCTCGGACATCGCCTCCAGCCGGCCTTGCAGGGTCTCGAGCCCGGACCGTGGATCTTCGCCCATGAACGACCGTTGCACTGGGACCGCGAGCAACTGTTGCAGCGTCTCGCCAGCAGCGCCACCGGCATGGACCAGCCTGCACTGCAGCGCGCCCTGCAATGCAGCGGCTATGACGAAGCGCGGCTGCGCCGGGTGATGGTCGACCGAGAATCCGCCCCTGCGTTACTGCTCGACAGCCTGGAGGCACTGGGAGGCAAGGTGCCCCCACCACCGTCGCCGGCACCTGAAGGCGCGCCGCTGGCACGGGATTTCCCTACGCTCTCTGCCCGCGCCCAGGCCGAGATACTTGCCCAGGCACGCCCTGCGGAGCTGGCGCACATGCAACAGACCGGGCGCCTGCCCTTGCGAGTGGCCGAAACCGCTCGCCTGTACCTGAGGGAGGCCCGCATTAACCGCGCCCTGGCCCGCCTGCAGCAGCACAGCGGCCAGGCTGTGGATCGCGATGCCTTGATCATCGGCGCGCTTGAACAGTTGCCCGGATGGACCGGCACTGTGCGCATCGAACTGCGCGAAGGCATTGGCTCCGGTCGGCTAATCCATGCCTGCGGCGATGAAGCATTGCCCGCGAAAACCGTCATTCGTACCGAAAAAGGCTACGAGCCACGCAATGAAAAGGGCGAAACCCTGGCCAACCGGGTCGAAATCTACCAGGCCATTCTCAATGCCTTGCCCGACAGCGAACGCCTGTCGCTCGGCCTGCAGATACATGCGCCCGAGGCGCTCAACGATGCCCTGTTCGACATCCTGGTCGCTGACCGGGCGCAGGCGGCACGCCACTTGGGCATGCAACCAGTGCGCCCTCTTTATCGCTTGCCACGCCGCCTGCCTGGCGGCCAGATCGGCTACCCGCTCAGCGGCCGCGGCCAAGGCTGGATCAGCGAAGACGAACTGTTCAACCAGCTCTTCCCCTCCACCGAGCCACACGCCCGGGTCGTGCTGCGTCAACGCCTGATCCAGGAAGCCGGCGGGCAACCCTTCGGCGCGCTGCTCGAACAATTGAGGGTCGAATACCAGGCGCTGGAAAGTACCCTTCAGCTCTGGGTCCACGAGCCCTACGTGGCCGACGGCGGCGCCTTCGTGGTGCAGCGCAGCGCCCGCACCGAAGCGGCCCAGCGCTTGCGCATGGCCTGGCGCCGTGAGTCGAGCAACGTGACCAGCAGCATTGAGTATGTGGTCCTCGACCTGGATGGCCGCAACCTCGGCGCCCTGCCCACCCTGCCGATGCCCATGCCCCATGTGCGCCAGTTGAGCATCACCTCCCTGTACGACTCGTCGATGGCCAGCCTGGATGGTTTTCTCGACAATTTCCCCAACCTGCATACCCTGGACCTGGAGGGCAACCTGCTCGAACACATGCCGCCCGCGATCGGGCGTATGAACGCACTGCGAAGCCTCGACCTGTCGAGCAACAGCCTGGACCTCACCCATGGCCCCACGCTGGATCTGCTGGCAGGGTGCAGCAACCTGCAGCGCTTGAACCTGACCAACGCCCTGCGGTCGCTTCCGGTCGCCGCCCTGGAACGGATCGCCAGCCTGCCGCACCTAGCAACCCTGGCCGCCGACAACAATGGCCTGTACCTGACCACCGAGCACTTCCAGGCGCTGCAACGCTGCCCCGCCCTGATCGACCTGAGCCTGTGCGGCAACAACATCACGTTGAGCGAGCAGAGCCGTTCTGCCCTGGCCGCTCTGAACCGCCTGCATACCCTGTTCCTCAGCGACAACCCGCTGAACCTGGCACCCGACGTCAGCGGCTGGCACGCGTTGCAAGCGCTGGACCTGCAGCAGACCGACATCTCCGAATGGCCGAACGGCCTCGTCGAGCTGATGAATCGGCGCCCCGTGCAATTGCAGAGCCTGGACCTCAGCGAAAACGAGATCAGCGATGCTCCCGACCTGCAGGGCAGCGCCTTCGCCGAGGCCGTGCATTCGGGTGAAACCCTTACCAATTTCGATTTCGACAACAACCCGTTCAGCGAGCAGGCCCAACAGCGGCTGGCCGATGCGGGGTTGCCCGCAATCAGCCTCGGCGAGGTCAATGAACCTTGGTACCTCGACTGGCCAGAAGATTTGATGGAGCACCAGGCCATGACCGCCACCGAACCGTCCTGGCAGCCGCTGTACAGCCTGTTCGAGCGGCTGCCTCAAACTGCGGACTACCTGGCCCACCCCGCCGCTTTTCGCGCACGCATGCAGCATGTCCTGCGCACCCTCAGTGCCCCCCCTGGGGAGGTGCAAAGCACTGGTTGGGGCCGGGCGCAACTGCACGAACACGTGATCGATGCGATCAACGATGCCGCCCAGGGCTGCGTGGACCAGGCTAGCCTGTTGTTCCAACAGATCGAAACCGACGTCATGCTCTGGGATGCGGTGAACACCGCCGAGCCCACTGCGGCCAGCGAGCAGGTGGCGGTGAACAGCGCTGCCGGGCTGCTGCGCCAACAGCGCCTCGACGAACGCGTGGGCGCCCTGTACAACGCCCGCGTCGCCAGGCGCCGCGCACTGGCGCAAGGCCATGGCGATGCCGCGCCGCCGCTGCATGCCGACGATGACCTCAACGATGCCGCGCTGACCGAGCCGAACTACTACATCGACGAAATCGAGATGGCCTTGCACGCGCGCATGCACCTGCGCCAGGCGCTCGGGCTGCCACCGCAACCGCAGCAGATCATGTTCGACTACCTGGCACGCATGAGCCCTGCAACCGTGAGCCGCCTAGGCACCGCTGTGAGGTCGGAGGTGAATGCCGAGATGTTCAGCGAATGGGCGTGCGGACAGCGCTTCTGGCAAGGCTGGCTGCGCTGCCTGCATGCGAACGAGTTCGAAGCCCTGGCCAGCGCTTGGGATGCCGCGAGCGAGTACCACAGCGAACTGACCGAGGCCAAGGAAAGCCTGGGCGCCTACACCGGCCCTAGCGTACCGCCAACCTACCTCGATGCGCTGGAGCGCGAGATGGGCAACATCGACGGCCTGCACTGGCGTCGCGACGGCGTGGTGCAGCGGGTCGATCTGGTATCCGGCCGCTACGCCGACGAAAACGCCCTTTACAACCGGGCCAGTGAGCTGCTGCTCAGTACCCGCCAGGCGGCAGAACTGGCATTACTGCGCCGCCTGACCGAAACCATGGCCGGCACGCTCGCCTAG
- a CDS encoding C4-dicarboxylate transporter DctA, giving the protein MLKWCSRSIFLQVVLGLALGIACGLSFPDLSLQLKPLGDGFIKLIKMLIGLIVFCVVVSGISGAGDLKKVGRIGLKSVIYFEVLTTIALVIGLVFAFTSGIGSGANIHLDQLSSADASSLAERGQHIHGATAFFMDLIPTSVVGAFADNNILQVLLFSVLFGSALNLVGESAAGISRLINELSHVIFRIMGMIVRLAPIGVFGAIAFTTSKYGLESLQHLGGLVALFYLTCAGFVLVILGTVMRLSGLKLLPLIKYLREELTIVLGTASSDAVLPQIMRKLEHLGIGSSTVGLVIPTGYSFNLDGFSIYLTLAIVFIANATGTPLEMTDLLTILLVSLVTSKGAHGIPGSALVILAATLTAVPAIPVVGLVLVLAVDWFMGIGRALTNLIGNCVATVAIARWEKDIDLERAQNVLDGKPGFAHAPRKQANAHQQEF; this is encoded by the coding sequence ATGCTCAAATGGTGCTCGCGTTCGATCTTCCTGCAAGTGGTGCTCGGCCTTGCCCTCGGCATTGCCTGCGGCCTCAGCTTCCCCGACCTTTCTTTGCAACTCAAACCCCTGGGCGACGGCTTCATCAAGCTGATCAAGATGCTGATCGGCCTGATCGTCTTCTGCGTGGTGGTCAGCGGCATTTCCGGCGCCGGCGACCTGAAGAAGGTCGGCCGCATCGGCCTGAAATCGGTCATCTACTTCGAAGTGCTGACCACCATCGCCCTGGTGATCGGCCTGGTGTTCGCCTTCACAAGCGGCATCGGCAGCGGCGCCAACATCCACCTGGACCAGCTGTCCAGCGCCGACGCCAGCAGCCTGGCCGAGCGCGGCCAGCATATCCACGGCGCCACCGCCTTCTTCATGGACCTGATCCCGACCTCGGTGGTGGGTGCCTTCGCCGACAACAACATCCTCCAGGTCCTGCTGTTCTCGGTGCTGTTCGGTAGCGCACTGAACCTTGTGGGCGAATCGGCGGCCGGTATCTCGCGGCTGATCAACGAACTGAGCCACGTGATCTTCCGCATCATGGGCATGATCGTGCGCCTGGCGCCGATCGGCGTGTTCGGCGCCATCGCCTTCACCACCAGCAAGTACGGCCTGGAATCGCTGCAGCATCTGGGTGGCCTGGTGGCCCTGTTCTACCTGACCTGCGCCGGCTTCGTGCTGGTGATCCTGGGCACGGTGATGCGCCTTTCGGGCCTGAAGCTGCTGCCCCTCATCAAGTACCTGCGCGAAGAACTGACCATCGTCCTCGGCACCGCCTCCTCCGACGCCGTGCTGCCGCAGATCATGCGCAAGCTCGAACACCTGGGGATTGGCAGCTCCACCGTGGGCCTAGTGATCCCGACCGGCTACTCGTTCAACCTCGACGGTTTCTCCATCTACCTGACCCTGGCCATCGTGTTCATCGCCAACGCCACCGGCACGCCGCTGGAAATGACCGACCTGCTGACCATCCTGCTGGTGTCGCTGGTGACTTCCAAGGGAGCTCACGGCATCCCAGGTTCGGCGCTGGTGATCCTGGCCGCCACCCTCACCGCCGTGCCGGCCATCCCCGTGGTGGGCCTTGTGCTGGTGCTGGCGGTGGACTGGTTCATGGGCATCGGTCGGGCCTTGACCAACCTGATCGGCAACTGCGTGGCCACGGTGGCCATTGCCCGCTGGGAGAAGGACATCGACCTTGAGCGCGCGCAGAACGTGCTCGATGGCAAACCTGGCTTTGCCCATGCACCGCGCAAGCAAGCCAACGCCCATCAACAGGAATTCTGA
- a CDS encoding FadR/GntR family transcriptional regulator, producing the protein MISSSTVVTSVVEKLRQALARGQWRSGDMLPGQRELAEQLGISRPSLREAVTVLETLGLVRSMPGKGVLVLDAEAAVHEPGSDTAAASLADVLELRYTLEPFIVGLVAQSANSQDIGQLRLTLMDMREALEADDSEAGAKAYIALHEALFALTTNPIFQSVVQQTGNALKQSADMLRNSPEHLAARLKENEAVVRAIRERNSAQASAQMRQHILAEGLRMGIELNIPDDHPQP; encoded by the coding sequence GTGATCAGCTCATCGACCGTCGTCACCTCAGTGGTGGAAAAACTGCGCCAAGCTCTGGCCCGCGGCCAGTGGCGCTCCGGCGACATGCTGCCCGGCCAGCGCGAACTGGCCGAACAGCTGGGCATCAGCCGCCCCAGCCTGCGCGAAGCGGTGACCGTGCTGGAAACCCTGGGCCTGGTGCGCTCGATGCCGGGCAAAGGGGTGCTGGTACTGGATGCCGAAGCCGCCGTGCATGAACCCGGCAGCGACACCGCCGCTGCCAGCCTGGCCGACGTGCTGGAGCTGCGCTACACCCTCGAACCCTTCATCGTCGGCCTGGTGGCGCAGTCGGCCAACAGCCAGGACATCGGCCAGCTGCGCCTGACCCTGATGGACATGCGCGAAGCCCTGGAAGCCGATGACAGCGAGGCCGGCGCCAAGGCCTACATCGCCTTGCACGAGGCGCTGTTCGCGCTGACCACCAACCCGATCTTCCAGAGCGTGGTGCAGCAGACCGGCAATGCCCTCAAGCAGAGCGCCGACATGCTGCGCAATTCACCCGAACACCTGGCTGCGCGGCTCAAGGAAAACGAAGCCGTGGTGCGCGCCATCCGCGAGCGCAACAGCGCCCAGGCCAGTGCCCAGATGCGTCAGCATATCCTCGCCGAGGGCCTGCGCATGGGCATCGAACTGAACATACCGGACGACCATCCGCAGCCCTGA
- a CDS encoding GntR family transcriptional regulator: MTACAHAAPRLPALLAAGETRLSAEQIYPRLFDAILEQRLPPGSLLPEQALGNAFGVSRTVIRRVLGRLSDQQVVVQRPSHTAHLAAPDPQQARQVLSARRLAETTLISLAAQRARPSQVRQLRQLVERERQHHEHGERCAAIRLGGEFHLKLAQVAANAPLARFLNGLVPMTSLIIARYESPCCDHCAWQEHAAIIDAVEAGDEGAALALMHEHLDRLEDKLNLE, from the coding sequence ATGACCGCCTGCGCCCACGCCGCCCCCCGCTTGCCTGCCCTGCTTGCCGCCGGCGAAACCCGCTTGTCGGCCGAGCAGATCTACCCGCGCCTGTTCGATGCCATCCTCGAACAGCGACTTCCCCCTGGCAGCCTGCTGCCCGAGCAGGCCCTGGGCAACGCCTTCGGAGTGAGCCGCACGGTGATCCGCCGGGTGCTCGGGCGCCTGTCGGACCAGCAGGTGGTGGTGCAGCGCCCGAGCCACACCGCCCACCTGGCCGCCCCCGACCCGCAGCAGGCGCGCCAGGTACTGAGCGCCCGGCGCCTGGCCGAAACCACCTTGATCAGCCTGGCCGCGCAGCGCGCACGGCCATCGCAGGTGCGCCAGTTGCGCCAACTGGTGGAGCGCGAACGCCAGCACCACGAGCACGGCGAGCGCTGCGCGGCAATCCGCCTGGGTGGCGAGTTTCACCTCAAGCTCGCCCAGGTGGCCGCCAATGCGCCGCTGGCCCGGTTCCTCAACGGGCTGGTGCCGATGACATCGTTGATCATTGCCCGCTATGAGTCGCCATGCTGCGACCACTGCGCCTGGCAGGAGCATGCCGCGATCATCGACGCCGTGGAGGCCGGTGACGAGGGGGCGGCGCTGGCGTTGATGCATGAGCACCTGGACCGTCTGGAAGACAAGCTCAACCTTGAGTGA
- a CDS encoding PACE efflux transporter — translation MQGVKRKLVYVTFYELIGLCMSTLGLAYLSDTQASHTGPLAVMITTIAMLWNLIYNSLFEYWESRQAKRGRSVARRVAHAVGFQLTLVVYLIPLIAWWLGMSLVEAFLVDLAFIILVPCYTFAYNWAFDRIFGLPTSAMAAA, via the coding sequence GTGCAGGGAGTCAAACGCAAACTGGTCTATGTGACCTTCTATGAACTGATCGGGCTGTGCATGTCGACCCTCGGGCTGGCTTACCTCTCGGACACCCAGGCCTCGCACACCGGGCCGTTGGCGGTGATGATCACTACCATCGCCATGCTCTGGAACCTGATCTACAACAGCCTGTTCGAGTATTGGGAAAGCCGCCAGGCCAAGCGCGGGCGTAGCGTGGCGCGGCGGGTGGCGCATGCCGTGGGGTTCCAGTTGACCCTGGTGGTGTACCTGATTCCGTTGATTGCCTGGTGGCTTGGGATGAGCCTGGTGGAAGCGTTTCTGGTGGACTTGGCGTTCATCATTCTGGTGCCGTGTTACACCTTTGCCTACAACTGGGCGTTTGATCGGATCTTTGGCTTGCCGACATCGGCCATGGCTGCTGCTTGA
- a CDS encoding LysR family transcriptional regulator, with amino-acid sequence MNFSSDNIQLFLAVLDRGSFSAAARALQRVPSAVSMAIGNLEAELGYALFERGPREVRATAQALALEPHARLIAEQLGLLQVHALELSQGLESRLTVAVVPDIDHRPLLAAIASLGERFALLDIDLLSAPQDEALHLLDSGRADLCLAFAGLQVDARRGFQHIGTESLVATLAPHHPALREGRIHYLEDLIAVRQILVRSRDLPLLDPRALIGATHWSTDSFDLALQMVEAGLGWGDLPLARVAPLVASGRLVRLAFRNTRNELQLPIHALWRKQQPLGQAARLLIEQLAAR; translated from the coding sequence ATGAACTTTTCCAGCGACAACATCCAGCTGTTTCTCGCCGTGCTCGACCGCGGCTCGTTCTCTGCGGCGGCCCGGGCCTTGCAGCGGGTGCCCTCGGCGGTGAGCATGGCGATCGGCAACCTTGAAGCGGAGTTGGGCTATGCCCTTTTCGAGCGCGGCCCACGGGAAGTGCGCGCCACCGCCCAGGCCCTGGCTCTCGAACCCCATGCGCGGTTGATCGCCGAGCAGTTGGGGTTGCTGCAGGTGCACGCGCTGGAGCTTTCCCAGGGGCTGGAAAGCCGCCTGACCGTGGCCGTGGTGCCGGACATCGACCACCGCCCGCTGCTGGCCGCCATCGCCAGCCTCGGCGAGCGCTTTGCGCTGCTGGACATCGACCTGCTCAGCGCGCCCCAGGACGAGGCCCTGCACCTGCTCGACAGCGGCCGCGCCGACCTGTGCCTGGCCTTCGCCGGCCTGCAGGTGGATGCCCGCCGTGGCTTCCAGCACATCGGTACGGAGTCGCTGGTGGCGACCCTCGCCCCCCATCACCCGGCCTTGCGCGAAGGCCGTATCCATTACCTTGAAGACCTGATCGCGGTGCGCCAGATCCTGGTGCGCAGCCGCGACCTGCCGCTGCTCGATCCGCGGGCGCTGATCGGCGCCACGCATTGGTCCACCGACAGTTTCGACCTGGCCCTGCAGATGGTCGAAGCCGGGCTCGGCTGGGGCGACTTGCCGCTGGCCAGGGTCGCGCCACTGGTTGCCAGCGGGCGGCTGGTGCGCCTGGCGTTTCGCAACACGCGCAACGAACTGCAGTTGCCCATCCATGCCCTGTGGCGCAAGCAGCAGCCGCTGGGCCAGGCCGCACGCCTGCTGATCGAGCAGCTCGCTGCCCGCTAG
- the mcpA gene encoding methyl-accepting chemotaxis protein McpA, with protein sequence MNLKFRHKILLSACGVVVLAFALFTLYNDYLQRNTLRQNIEASVQQAGALTASSVQNWMSGRILVLENLAQDIATQGAGDTLAGLIEQPSYTRNFLFTYLGQANGVFTQRPDTQMPAGYDPRQRPWYASAANAGQTVLTAPYQGAVGGLMVTIATPVKSKANGELIGVVGGDLTLDTLVQIINSVDFGGIGHAFLADSDGQVIVSPDKDQLMKNLKDIYPGSGLRVSAGMQDVLLNGEERLISFAPVAGLPSAQWYIGLSIDKDKAYAAIGQFRTSAIIAMLIAVVAITVLLGLLIPVLMRPLTTMGRAMRDIAEGEGDLTRRLEVQHKDEFGELATSFNRFVERIHTSISEVSSATRLVHDLSEKVVNASNASIIGSEEQSMRTNSVAAAINELGAATQEIARNAADASQHASGASEQAHGGREVVEEAISAMTALSQRISESCAQIETLNASTDEIGKILDVIKGISQQTNLLALNAAIEAARAGEAGRGFAVVADEVRNLAHRTQESAEEIHRMITSLQVGSREAVHTMNTSQVSSEQAVQVANQAGVRLASVTQRIGEIDGMNQSVATATEEQTAVVESLNLDITQINALNQQGVENLNETLLHCDALAQQAGRLKQLVGSFRI encoded by the coding sequence ATGAACCTGAAATTTCGCCACAAAATCCTGCTCAGCGCCTGCGGCGTCGTGGTGCTGGCATTTGCCTTGTTCACCCTCTACAACGATTACCTGCAACGCAACACCTTGCGCCAGAACATCGAAGCATCGGTCCAGCAGGCCGGCGCACTGACCGCCAGCAGCGTGCAGAACTGGATGAGCGGGCGCATTCTGGTGCTGGAAAACCTGGCCCAGGACATCGCCACCCAAGGGGCCGGCGACACCCTGGCCGGGCTGATCGAGCAGCCGTCCTACACGCGAAACTTCCTGTTCACCTACCTGGGCCAAGCCAACGGCGTGTTCACCCAACGCCCCGACACCCAGATGCCCGCCGGTTACGACCCGCGCCAGCGCCCGTGGTACGCCAGTGCGGCGAATGCCGGCCAGACCGTGCTCACAGCGCCCTACCAGGGTGCAGTCGGCGGCCTGATGGTAACCATCGCCACCCCGGTGAAGAGCAAGGCCAATGGCGAACTGATCGGCGTGGTCGGCGGTGACCTGACCCTCGACACCTTGGTGCAGATCATCAACTCGGTCGACTTCGGCGGCATCGGTCACGCCTTCCTCGCCGACAGCGATGGCCAGGTGATCGTCAGCCCCGACAAGGACCAGCTGATGAAAAACCTCAAGGACATCTACCCCGGCAGCGGCCTGCGCGTCAGCGCGGGGATGCAGGATGTGCTGCTCAACGGCGAGGAGCGGCTGATTTCGTTCGCGCCGGTCGCCGGCCTGCCGTCGGCCCAGTGGTACATCGGCCTGTCGATCGACAAAGACAAGGCCTACGCCGCCATCGGCCAGTTCCGCACCTCGGCGATCATTGCCATGCTCATCGCCGTGGTCGCCATCACCGTGCTGCTGGGCCTGCTGATCCCGGTGCTGATGCGCCCGCTGACCACCATGGGCCGCGCCATGCGCGACATCGCCGAGGGCGAAGGCGACCTGACCCGCCGCCTGGAGGTGCAGCACAAGGACGAGTTCGGCGAACTGGCCACCTCGTTCAACCGCTTCGTCGAACGCATCCACACATCGATCAGCGAAGTGTCCTCGGCCACCCGCCTGGTGCATGACCTTTCGGAAAAAGTGGTCAACGCCTCCAACGCCTCGATCATCGGCTCCGAAGAGCAGAGCATGCGCACCAACAGCGTTGCCGCGGCGATCAACGAACTGGGCGCCGCCACCCAGGAAATCGCCCGCAATGCGGCCGATGCCTCGCAGCATGCCAGCGGCGCCAGCGAACAGGCCCATGGGGGCCGAGAAGTGGTCGAGGAAGCCATCAGCGCCATGACCGCTTTGTCCCAGCGCATCAGCGAATCCTGCGCGCAGATCGAAACACTCAATGCCAGTACCGACGAGATCGGCAAGATCCTCGATGTGATCAAGGGCATATCCCAGCAGACCAACCTGCTGGCGCTCAACGCCGCCATCGAGGCTGCCCGCGCTGGCGAGGCCGGGCGCGGGTTCGCCGTGGTCGCCGACGAAGTGCGCAACCTGGCGCACCGCACCCAGGAATCGGCCGAAGAGATCCACCGCATGATCACCAGCCTGCAAGTGGGTTCACGCGAGGCAGTGCACACCATGAACACCAGCCAGGTATCCAGCGAACAGGCCGTGCAGGTGGCCAACCAGGCCGGCGTACGCTTGGCCAGCGTGACCCAGCGCATTGGCGAGATCGACGGTATGAACCAGTCGGTGGCGACCGCGACCGAAGAGCAGACGGCAGTGGTCGAGAGCCTGAACCTGGACATCACCCAGATCAACGCCCTCAACCAGCAAGGGGTGGAGAACCTGAACGAAACCCTGCTGCATTGCGATGCGCTGGCGCAGCAGGCTGGGCGGTTGAAACAGTTGGTGGGTAGCTTCCGGATCTGA